A genomic region of Salinibacter pepae contains the following coding sequences:
- the ftsH gene encoding ATP-dependent zinc metalloprotease FtsH, producing the protein MADQTSQNDNQNGSGLPGGGSSGTGRGRLIIWVIAGTLLALWAYSYWGMGASGGERISYSEFRTQLQQENVERVEVKGNAINGTLKSQATRSEQGNTVEYQNFVTYLPSFGDEQLMDLLESQGVNVVTKPESSFPWGLVIMGLLPVLLLFGVGYIFLRRMQSQGQGLFSVRQSKAELYDKDEEDTTFDDVAGADSAKEELREIIKFLKNPKRFEGLGGKVPKGVLLVGPPGTGKTLLARAVAGEANAPFFSVSGSDFMEMFVGVGASRVRDMFSEAKETSPAIIFIDELDSIGRKRGAGLGGGNDEREQTLNQLLSELDGFEENEGVIVMAATNRPDILDSALTRPGRFDRQITVDLPTKQSRHEILKIHARNKPLSDDVDLDEIARSTPGFSGADLENLLNEAALLAGRYEHEAIQYSDIEEARDKVMMGLKRDGMVLDDEEKRLLAYHEAGHAIVGAVLPNADPVHKVTIVPRGKAMGVTQQLPEKDKYLYRLDYILDRLAVIMGGRAAEELIFDTATSGAENDLKQVRKMARKMVLDWGMGDQFKHISLGEDQGNVFLGDEIAKGREYSDDTAREVDEEIRRISEDAFQRAVDTLTEHREAFDQLAEMLIEREEVPGKDVLNLVNGDTDEIGHMPTTNGAAASEENGSADDHEPDEATVIEEDGESGEGRASGSADASGS; encoded by the coding sequence GTGGCTGACCAAACTTCTCAGAATGACAATCAGAACGGATCCGGGCTGCCCGGGGGAGGGTCCTCGGGAACCGGACGGGGCCGTCTCATCATCTGGGTCATCGCCGGGACGTTGCTTGCCCTGTGGGCGTACAGCTACTGGGGCATGGGGGCGTCGGGGGGCGAGCGCATTAGCTACAGCGAGTTCCGCACGCAGCTGCAGCAGGAGAACGTGGAGCGTGTGGAGGTGAAGGGCAACGCCATTAACGGCACGCTCAAGTCGCAAGCCACCCGGTCCGAGCAGGGCAATACGGTCGAGTATCAAAACTTTGTGACCTATCTCCCTTCGTTCGGGGACGAGCAGCTGATGGACCTGCTCGAATCGCAGGGCGTGAACGTGGTGACGAAGCCCGAGAGCAGCTTCCCTTGGGGACTGGTCATCATGGGGCTGTTGCCCGTCCTGCTTCTGTTCGGGGTGGGATACATCTTCCTCCGTCGCATGCAGTCGCAGGGCCAGGGGCTTTTCTCCGTCCGCCAGAGCAAGGCGGAGCTCTACGACAAGGACGAGGAGGACACCACGTTCGACGACGTGGCCGGGGCCGACAGCGCGAAGGAGGAGCTGCGCGAGATCATCAAGTTCCTGAAGAACCCGAAGCGGTTTGAGGGGCTGGGCGGCAAGGTGCCGAAGGGGGTCCTTCTGGTGGGCCCGCCGGGCACCGGCAAGACCCTGCTCGCCCGCGCCGTGGCGGGGGAGGCGAATGCCCCGTTCTTTAGCGTATCGGGATCCGACTTCATGGAGATGTTCGTGGGCGTAGGGGCCTCTCGGGTCCGGGACATGTTCAGCGAGGCCAAGGAGACGTCTCCGGCCATCATTTTCATCGACGAGCTCGACTCCATCGGCCGCAAGCGGGGGGCCGGCCTCGGCGGCGGCAACGACGAGCGGGAACAGACCCTGAACCAGCTGCTGTCGGAGCTCGACGGCTTCGAGGAGAACGAAGGCGTGATCGTAATGGCGGCGACCAACCGGCCCGACATCCTCGACTCGGCCCTCACGCGGCCCGGCCGCTTCGACCGTCAGATCACGGTGGACCTGCCCACGAAGCAGTCCCGCCACGAGATCCTGAAGATCCACGCACGGAATAAGCCGCTGAGCGACGACGTGGACCTGGACGAGATTGCACGGAGCACCCCCGGGTTCAGTGGGGCGGACCTCGAAAACCTCCTCAACGAGGCGGCCCTCCTGGCCGGCCGCTACGAGCACGAGGCCATTCAGTACAGCGACATCGAGGAGGCACGGGACAAGGTCATGATGGGCCTCAAGCGCGACGGCATGGTGCTGGACGACGAGGAGAAGCGGCTGCTGGCCTACCACGAGGCCGGCCACGCCATCGTCGGGGCGGTGCTTCCCAACGCCGACCCGGTGCACAAGGTGACCATCGTGCCCCGGGGGAAGGCCATGGGGGTGACCCAGCAACTGCCCGAGAAGGACAAGTACCTCTACCGGCTCGACTACATCCTGGACCGCCTGGCCGTCATCATGGGCGGGCGGGCGGCGGAGGAACTCATCTTCGACACCGCGACCAGCGGCGCCGAGAACGACCTCAAGCAGGTCCGCAAGATGGCACGAAAGATGGTCCTCGACTGGGGAATGGGCGATCAGTTCAAGCACATCTCCCTAGGGGAGGATCAAGGAAACGTGTTCCTCGGGGACGAGATTGCGAAGGGACGCGAGTACAGTGACGACACGGCCCGAGAGGTGGATGAGGAAATCCGCCGCATCTCGGAGGATGCCTTCCAGCGGGCCGTGGATACCCTGACCGAACACCGCGAGGCCTTCGACCAGCTGGCCGAGATGCTCATTGAGCGGGAAGAGGTCCCCGGCAAAGACGTGCTCAACCTGGTCAACGGCGACACCGACGAGATTGGCCACATGCCCACGACCAACGGCGCAGCCGCGTCTGAGGAGAATGGATCTGCCGACGACCACGAGCCGGACGAGGCTACGGTGATCGAAGAGGACGGAGAGTCAGGGGAGGGCCGGGCATCCGGGTCGGCCGACGCCTCCGGATCGTAG
- a CDS encoding AMP-binding protein — MSTDMSPAPDSFPFGQDVVWTPDPEVVADSNLRRFMDRHDLADLSALRTRAASDVAWFWEAVLDDLDIEFYDPYDQIVDLSKGIERPAWCVNGSMNIVHNLLDKWQGTPAEDRAALRWEGEDGATRTLTYGALHRRVCRCANALRDLGLGRGDRVGLFMPMTPEIVIAFLAIAKIGGVLLPLFSGYGVGALVTRLQGAEADALFTADGFARRGRPIDMKETADEAVAQCPTVEHVIVHRHLGRDDTPMTTGRDRFWADFVAGHDPEARTARTGADDPVMVIYTSGTTGPPKGTVHTHCGFPIKGAQDMYHPMDLKPGETMYWMSDMGWMMGPWLVFGTLTVGATMVLYDGAPDHPDPGRLWRLVDDHEVTHLGVSPTLIRALKTHGDAPVEASDRSSLRAIGSTGSPWDPESWSWCFETVLGGEKPILNYSGGTEIAGGILCGNVLEPLKPAAFSGPVPGMDADVVDEDGTPVREEVGELVLRAPWIGMTRGFWGDDDRYHDAYWDRLDDVWVHGDFAAVDEDGLWYILGRSDDTINVAGKRLGPAEIEALLNAHEAVAESAAIGVPHDVKGSEIVAFVVLEPNHDETAALREALMQGVVDEMGKPLKPREILFADALPKTRNAKVMRRVIRAAYLGDELGDTSSLEDPSTVDAIQEAR; from the coding sequence ATGTCCACCGACATGTCGCCCGCCCCTGACTCTTTCCCATTCGGCCAAGACGTGGTATGGACCCCCGATCCGGAGGTCGTCGCCGACTCGAACCTGCGACGGTTCATGGACCGGCACGACCTGGCGGACCTCTCGGCCCTCCGCACACGGGCCGCCTCGGACGTGGCCTGGTTCTGGGAGGCGGTGCTCGACGACCTGGACATCGAGTTTTACGACCCGTACGACCAGATCGTCGATCTCTCGAAGGGCATCGAGCGACCCGCCTGGTGCGTGAACGGAAGCATGAACATCGTCCACAACCTGCTCGACAAGTGGCAGGGCACGCCCGCGGAGGACCGCGCGGCACTGCGCTGGGAGGGAGAGGACGGGGCCACGCGAACCCTGACGTACGGCGCGCTCCACCGGCGCGTTTGTCGCTGTGCAAACGCGCTGCGGGACCTGGGGCTCGGACGGGGCGACCGGGTTGGGCTCTTCATGCCCATGACCCCGGAGATCGTCATCGCGTTCCTGGCGATCGCAAAAATCGGAGGGGTGTTGCTGCCCCTCTTCAGTGGGTACGGGGTCGGCGCGCTGGTCACCCGGCTCCAGGGGGCCGAGGCGGACGCCCTCTTCACCGCCGACGGCTTTGCGCGCCGGGGGCGCCCCATCGACATGAAAGAGACCGCGGACGAGGCGGTCGCCCAGTGCCCGACGGTCGAACACGTCATTGTTCACCGGCATCTCGGGCGCGACGACACGCCCATGACGACCGGGCGCGATCGCTTCTGGGCGGATTTCGTAGCGGGGCACGACCCGGAGGCCCGCACGGCCCGCACCGGGGCCGACGACCCGGTCATGGTCATCTACACCAGTGGGACCACCGGGCCGCCGAAGGGGACCGTCCACACCCACTGCGGCTTCCCCATCAAGGGCGCACAGGACATGTACCACCCGATGGACCTGAAGCCCGGGGAGACGATGTACTGGATGAGCGACATGGGCTGGATGATGGGGCCGTGGCTCGTCTTCGGGACGCTCACCGTCGGCGCAACGATGGTGCTGTACGACGGGGCGCCGGACCACCCGGACCCCGGCCGCCTCTGGCGACTGGTGGACGACCACGAGGTGACGCACCTCGGCGTGTCCCCCACTCTCATCCGCGCCCTCAAGACGCACGGCGACGCCCCTGTGGAGGCCTCCGATCGGTCCAGCCTGCGCGCCATCGGGTCGACCGGCAGTCCCTGGGACCCCGAATCCTGGTCGTGGTGCTTCGAAACGGTCCTCGGCGGCGAGAAGCCGATTCTCAACTACTCCGGCGGCACCGAGATCGCCGGCGGCATCCTCTGTGGCAACGTCCTGGAGCCCCTCAAGCCCGCCGCGTTCTCCGGCCCGGTCCCCGGCATGGACGCCGACGTGGTGGACGAGGACGGCACGCCGGTTCGGGAGGAGGTCGGCGAGCTCGTCCTGCGGGCGCCCTGGATCGGCATGACGCGCGGCTTCTGGGGCGACGACGACCGTTACCACGACGCCTACTGGGACCGACTCGACGACGTGTGGGTGCACGGCGACTTCGCGGCCGTGGACGAGGACGGGCTCTGGTACATCCTGGGCCGCTCGGACGACACGATTAACGTGGCCGGCAAGCGCCTGGGCCCGGCGGAGATTGAGGCGCTCCTCAACGCCCACGAGGCAGTCGCCGAGAGCGCGGCCATTGGCGTGCCGCACGACGTGAAGGGCTCCGAGATCGTCGCGTTCGTGGTGCTGGAGCCGAACCACGACGAAACCGCGGCCCTCCGCGAGGCGCTGATGCAGGGGGTCGTGGACGAGATGGGCAAGCCCCTGAAACCGCGCGAGATTCTTTTCGCCGACGCCCTGCCCAAGACGCGCAACGCCAAGGTCATGCGGCGCGTCATCCGGGCGGCGTACCTCGGCGACGAGCTCGGCGATACGTCGAGCCTGGAAGACCCGAGCACCGTCGACGCCATCCAGGAGGCGCGGTAG
- a CDS encoding carboxypeptidase-like regulatory domain-containing protein: MPDPATGQSTGVIEGRVLDADSNAPLPRTHVFVVESMHGTVTDSSGWFRLEGVRPGSKRLYVSRVGHKRRALALRPAPNRLLTVTVRLDPKVLDSPPVTVSAERDEEWYERLDHFKSLFIGRSDLAEDCTLVNPDVLRFDDKWWGRFEAWAEKPVVIENRALGYRLTYFLKEFEERGSVVRWDGEPLFAPLTPTDSAEAARWRRNRLEAYRGSLRHFLRALLDDRLDEAQFDLYRLPRASAFRHAARADRFPAERDNILEAGPDSTYLLTAHDRLEVVYHGMPERQAYLEWADLRRRTPRDHQTSQIELNERPLHIDPSGEIVEPYGATLYQYFAFAARMAERLPREYEPPR; encoded by the coding sequence GTGCCTGACCCCGCGACCGGGCAGTCCACCGGCGTCATTGAGGGGCGCGTGCTCGACGCCGACTCGAACGCGCCGCTGCCCCGCACCCACGTCTTTGTGGTGGAGTCGATGCACGGGACCGTGACCGATTCGAGCGGGTGGTTTCGGCTGGAGGGGGTCCGCCCGGGCTCGAAGCGGCTCTACGTATCGCGGGTCGGACATAAGCGGCGTGCGCTTGCCCTTCGCCCCGCCCCCAACCGTCTCCTGACGGTGACCGTGCGCCTCGATCCCAAGGTGCTCGACTCGCCGCCGGTTACGGTCTCCGCGGAACGCGACGAGGAGTGGTACGAGCGCCTGGACCACTTCAAGAGCCTGTTCATCGGGCGCTCGGACCTGGCCGAGGACTGCACGCTCGTGAACCCCGACGTCCTCCGCTTCGACGACAAGTGGTGGGGGCGGTTCGAGGCGTGGGCCGAAAAGCCGGTCGTCATCGAAAACCGGGCCCTGGGCTACCGCCTCACCTACTTCCTGAAGGAATTCGAGGAGCGCGGATCCGTGGTGCGGTGGGACGGGGAGCCGCTCTTCGCCCCCCTCACGCCGACGGACTCTGCGGAGGCCGCCCGGTGGCGACGGAACCGGCTGGAGGCCTACCGGGGGTCCCTCCGTCACTTCCTCCGTGCCCTCCTGGACGACCGGCTCGACGAGGCGCAATTCGACCTCTACCGCCTGCCTCGGGCCTCCGCCTTCCGCCACGCCGCACGCGCCGACCGCTTCCCCGCAGAGCGCGATAATATTCTGGAGGCCGGCCCCGACTCCACCTATCTCCTCACCGCTCACGACCGGCTCGAAGTGGTCTACCACGGCATGCCGGAACGGCAAGCGTACCTCGAGTGGGCCGACCTTCGTCGACGCACCCCCCGGGACCACCAGACCTCCCAGATCGAGCTCAACGAGCGGCCCCTCCACATCGACCCGTCCGGCGAAATTGTAGAGCCCTACGGGGCCACCCTCTACCAGTACTTTGCCTTTGCCGCCCGGATGGCCGAGCGCCTGCCCCGCGAGTATGAACCGCCGCGGTAG
- a CDS encoding YraN family protein, whose protein sequence is MATTNDIGDRGEEIAAAHLDEAGYEILARNYRHGRNEVDLVCRGTDAEEYVFVEVKTRSGTGFGAPEASITAKKRAALQHVARGYLHEHGAEGAPARFDVVAVMLTGGAPEVQHYENAFWAG, encoded by the coding sequence ATGGCAACGACCAACGACATCGGGGACCGTGGGGAAGAGATCGCCGCCGCTCATCTCGACGAGGCGGGCTATGAGATTTTGGCCCGCAACTACCGCCACGGTCGCAATGAGGTGGACCTGGTGTGTCGAGGGACCGATGCGGAGGAGTATGTTTTTGTGGAGGTGAAGACCCGCAGCGGGACGGGATTTGGGGCGCCGGAAGCGTCGATCACCGCCAAGAAACGAGCGGCCCTACAACATGTGGCCCGAGGCTACCTTCACGAGCATGGGGCCGAGGGGGCTCCGGCCCGTTTCGACGTCGTGGCGGTCATGCTCACCGGCGGGGCCCCGGAGGTGCAACACTACGAAAATGCCTTCTGGGCCGGCTGA
- a CDS encoding GbsR/MarR family transcriptional regulator, which translates to MARIHALLYCAERPLSTDEVMACLDVSRGNANMNLRSLVDWTLVDKTHRSGSRKDYYRAETDVWQITARIIEERQRREVHPVRSRLEECANLLVQDGASGADHPGPERTLHQRLTSLIDLLKVLEGVSEALLPLVRNRDVDQIEQLLAVALRRGESESTPSSSDPS; encoded by the coding sequence ATGGCGAGAATTCACGCGCTGCTCTACTGCGCAGAGCGGCCCCTCAGCACCGACGAGGTCATGGCGTGCCTGGACGTGAGCCGGGGCAACGCCAACATGAACCTCCGGTCGCTCGTCGACTGGACCCTTGTAGACAAAACGCATCGTTCCGGTTCGCGCAAAGACTACTACCGGGCAGAGACCGATGTGTGGCAGATCACCGCCCGCATCATCGAAGAACGTCAGCGCCGGGAGGTCCATCCCGTCCGGTCCCGCCTCGAAGAGTGTGCCAATCTGCTGGTCCAGGATGGCGCGTCGGGGGCGGACCATCCGGGGCCCGAACGGACCCTCCACCAGCGCCTTACCAGCCTCATCGACCTTCTGAAGGTGCTCGAAGGCGTCTCCGAGGCCCTGCTTCCGCTTGTCCGCAACAGAGACGTCGACCAGATCGAGCAGCTCCTCGCCGTGGCGCTCCGGCGGGGCGAGTCCGAGAGTACGCCCTCCTCTTCCGACCCATCCTGA
- a CDS encoding SAM hydrolase/SAM-dependent halogenase family protein, translating into MPTSAPSSPPIVTLTTDFGTEDAYVPAMKGTMLSICSDARLVDVTHEISPQDVMEAAFVLQSARPYFPDGAVHLVVVDPGVGTERRAVALRAEGQWFVGPDNGVFPLVLDQASPDAIVELDDPTFWRDDSPSTTFHGRDIFAPAAAHLADGRSVEALGTSIDTLEPLRWAQPSTGAQTVQGWVVHVDHFGNCITNIRRPAMAEAAGLESPTPPLDAFPPLKTYAGNTTLQALHPTYGAVPEGDPLLLFGSTGYLEIAANGGNGAELLDIRKGDSVKIVFEEPPE; encoded by the coding sequence ATGCCCACTTCCGCCCCTTCTTCGCCCCCCATCGTCACCCTCACGACGGACTTCGGCACGGAGGATGCGTACGTGCCGGCGATGAAGGGAACGATGCTCTCCATCTGTTCGGACGCACGACTCGTGGACGTAACCCACGAGATCAGCCCCCAGGACGTGATGGAGGCGGCCTTCGTGTTGCAGTCGGCCCGCCCCTACTTTCCGGACGGCGCCGTGCACCTGGTGGTGGTGGATCCAGGGGTGGGCACCGAGCGGCGCGCCGTCGCCCTCCGCGCCGAGGGGCAGTGGTTTGTGGGGCCCGACAACGGCGTCTTTCCGCTCGTGCTGGACCAGGCGTCGCCGGACGCCATCGTGGAGCTCGACGACCCGACGTTCTGGCGGGACGACTCGCCAAGCACGACGTTTCACGGCCGCGACATTTTTGCCCCCGCCGCGGCCCACCTCGCCGACGGCCGGTCCGTGGAGGCCCTCGGCACGTCAATCGACACGCTCGAACCGCTCCGGTGGGCCCAGCCGTCGACCGGGGCCCAGACGGTGCAGGGCTGGGTGGTGCACGTGGATCACTTCGGCAACTGCATCACGAACATCCGGCGCCCGGCAATGGCCGAGGCCGCCGGCCTAGAGAGTCCGACCCCGCCCCTTGACGCCTTTCCGCCCCTCAAAACCTACGCGGGCAACACCACCCTGCAGGCCCTCCACCCGACGTATGGGGCCGTGCCCGAGGGCGACCCGCTCCTGCTGTTCGGAAGCACGGGCTACCTGGAGATCGCCGCCAACGGGGGGAACGGCGCCGAACTGCTGGACATACGAAAGGGCGATTCCGTAAAAATCGTCTTCGAGGAGCCGCCCGAATAG
- a CDS encoding sensor histidine kinase, whose protein sequence is MDAYRWSVQLKLGLIVFAVGIALASLWYTQRLVDRLQEREQAVIQLWADALEQVVQTQQASNPHREEFRRLDSLLQALEARPAGDTLSAERVAALQEAVDWAQAMPPTREFNFILNEILQPDQFEVPAIITDSTRRRPLSWQNVGVPDTAAVPAMGDAAGVRERLRDELDNMRSAFEPIPVRIDVSETPGQEPGASSDRLTQYVFYDESALITELRVFPWVQLVFVGLFVMVGYFGFSYIRRSEQSSLWMGMAREAAHQLGTPLSSLMGWIQMLRTPDLAEDKRERALTEIENDVERLQRVADRFSDIGSQPKLERCNLVPIIEQTARYLRRRIPQQGQSIALAADLPERLHAEANEELFAWVLENLLKNALDAIEDEEGRITVTAWKEEGQVFIEVEDTGRGIEGQQWNNIFRPGYSTKKRGWGLGLSLARRVIESYHGGRLELVSSTVGEGATFRIEIPAARAE, encoded by the coding sequence CTCGTCGATCGGTTGCAGGAGCGTGAGCAGGCGGTCATCCAGCTCTGGGCCGACGCGCTAGAGCAGGTCGTGCAGACCCAGCAGGCGTCGAACCCGCATCGGGAGGAGTTCCGCCGGCTCGACTCGCTTCTGCAGGCCCTGGAGGCCCGCCCCGCCGGCGACACCCTCTCCGCCGAACGGGTGGCCGCCCTGCAGGAGGCGGTCGACTGGGCCCAGGCCATGCCGCCCACACGGGAGTTTAACTTCATCCTAAACGAAATCCTGCAGCCGGATCAGTTCGAGGTGCCGGCCATCATCACCGACTCGACGCGCCGCCGGCCGCTGAGCTGGCAGAACGTGGGGGTGCCGGACACCGCTGCGGTGCCCGCCATGGGGGACGCCGCGGGGGTTCGGGAACGGCTCCGAGACGAGCTGGACAACATGCGGTCGGCCTTTGAGCCGATCCCGGTGCGGATCGATGTGTCCGAGACGCCGGGGCAGGAACCCGGCGCGTCGTCGGACCGGCTCACCCAGTACGTGTTTTACGACGAGTCGGCCCTCATTACGGAGCTCCGCGTGTTTCCGTGGGTGCAGCTGGTGTTCGTCGGGCTGTTCGTGATGGTGGGCTACTTCGGGTTCTCCTACATCCGCCGCAGCGAGCAGAGCAGCCTCTGGATGGGAATGGCCCGGGAGGCGGCCCACCAGCTCGGGACGCCCCTGTCGAGCCTCATGGGCTGGATTCAGATGCTGCGCACGCCCGACCTGGCGGAGGACAAGCGCGAGCGGGCCCTGACGGAGATCGAGAACGACGTGGAGCGGCTGCAGCGCGTGGCGGATCGGTTCTCGGACATCGGTTCACAGCCGAAGCTGGAGCGCTGTAACTTGGTGCCAATCATTGAGCAGACGGCCCGCTACCTCCGCCGGCGCATCCCGCAGCAGGGCCAGTCCATTGCCCTGGCCGCGGACCTGCCCGAGCGGCTCCACGCCGAGGCCAACGAGGAGCTGTTCGCGTGGGTGCTCGAGAACCTTCTCAAAAACGCCCTTGACGCGATCGAGGACGAGGAGGGGCGCATCACGGTGACGGCCTGGAAGGAAGAGGGGCAGGTCTTCATCGAGGTCGAGGACACCGGGCGCGGGATCGAGGGGCAGCAGTGGAATAACATTTTCCGGCCGGGCTACAGCACCAAGAAGCGCGGCTGGGGACTCGGCCTGAGCCTTGCCCGTCGCGTGATCGAGAGCTACCACGGCGGACGCCTCGAGCTCGTGTCGTCGACGGTCGGGGAGGGGGCGACCTTCCGCATCGAGATTCCGGCGGCGAGGGCGGAATAG